A window of Solanum stenotomum isolate F172 chromosome 3, ASM1918654v1, whole genome shotgun sequence contains these coding sequences:
- the LOC125857983 gene encoding protein NDH-DEPENDENT CYCLIC ELECTRON FLOW 5: MAAINTCLLSPNVISGSPISRSPSKSISTFSTPLCSPLHYSSLTRNIQLPGVASISYPPIDTEYLESEFSGHGVTFTEVNESCVVRMALENGSIANLMLPSGLITSYKAQMWHGGTMELLHTTVSEGQNGSPVIEGGVSLACNCKNDEGFSWSPSSWALHQVKGDPQGSIQVELICTSSDGKIEAKYMVTLQADLLTSEIKIFNLGMASFRMTGSVLSHLTVSTPEASYAVGLQGSDFFSNPPFLANFSIIPPAFGKTKNQPSKKSFGEIFSSWGTKNQNPEKIAEKELEGEETDNYKHLTDEMSKIYKSAPRNFTLIDRGRRNSVVVGRDGFKEVYLLSPGSRHESYGRYSYICVGQAALLQPIIIESQSEWRGKQSLHNPNM; the protein is encoded by the exons ATGGCTGCCATTAACACTTGTCTCCTCTCTCCAAATGTAATTTCCGGTTCTCCAATTTCTAGATCCCCGAGCAAAAGCATATCCACATTTTCTACTCCTCTCTGCAGTCCCCTCCACTACAGTAGCTTAACAAGAAATATTCAATTGCCAGGGGTAGCTTCAATATCATACCCACCCATTGACACGGAATACTTGGAAAGTGAGTTCAGTGGACATGGAGTCACCTTCACAGAGGTTAATGAGAGTTGTGTTGTCCGCATGGCGTTGGAGAATGGAAGTATAGCTAACTTGATGCTTCCAAGTGGTTTGATCACATCATACAAAGCTCAAATGTGGCATGGAGGCACAATGGAGTTGCTGCATACCACTGTCTCAGAAGGACAGAATGGTTCACCAGTCATTGAAGGAGGAGTTTCACTAGCCTGCAATTGCAAGAACGATGAAGGTTTTTCATGGTCACCAAGTTCTTGGGCTCTTCATCAAGTTAAAGGAGATCCTCAAGGATCTATTCAG GTGGAATTGATTTGCACAAGTTCAGATGGAAAGATTGAAGCTAAGTATATGGTTACTCTGCAAGCAGATCTTTTAACTTCAGAgattaaaatctttaatttagGTATGGCAAGCTTCCGGATGACGGGTTCAGTTCTTAGCCATCTGACAGTAAGCACACCAGAAGCCAGTTATGCTGTGGGACTGCAAGGCTCAGATTTCTTCAGCAACCCTCCATTCTTAGCTAACTTCAGCATTATTCCGCCTGCCTTTGGGAAGACGAAAAATCAGCCTTCTAAGAAATCTTTTGGGGAAATATTCTCAAGCTGGGGtacaaaaaatcaaaacccagagaaaattgcagaaaaagAGTTGGAGGGTGAAGAAACAGACAACTACAAGCATTTGACTGATGAAATGAGCAAAATTTATAAAAGTGCACCTAGGAACTTCACACTCATCGATCGG GGAAGACGAAACTCGGTGGTAGTAGGACGGGACGGGTTCAAAGAAGTGTACTTGCTGAGTCCTGGCTCAAGACATGAAAGTTATGGCAGATACTCATACATATGTGTTGGGCAAGCTGCTTTGCTTCAACCAATAATCATAGAATCTCAGAGTGAATGGAGAGGTAAACAAAGTTTGCATAACCCAAATATGTGA
- the LOC125857985 gene encoding photosynthetic NDH subunit of subcomplex B 2, chloroplastic gives MAAAAVLSLPLPKLNVIKASSGSSTTFAPESLEEKFGRKGIKFSDGGTVELTVRNGSSVKLQIPNAHITSYKPKVYWKDDGFEEVLYTLPNSRGGIALVINEILEPNPKLPVPKTTTPSDQWTLTDVDSDSIDALQVELSCSRGSLDINYVVSLYPLSMATAVIVKNNGQKPVKLTTAILSHLMSKTRKGTGIQGLRSCTYCTHPPLSSSFEILSPGEAMKTEEPGMFSFGWEPEKKPGIWSTQDVPITVLKHKLSRLYSVPPQEKAKDFYNSIPSKYETIDQGRELFFRVIRMGFEDIYVSSPGSFSEKYGKDYFICTGPASMLVPLVVNPGEEWRGAQVIEHDNL, from the exons ATGGCTGCTGCTGCTGTTTTATCTCTGCCTCTACCTAAGCTTAATGTAATTAAAGCTTCTTCAGGCAGTAGTACTACCTTTGCTCCAGAGAGTCTTGAAGAGAAATTTGGTCGTAAAGGCATCAAGTTTTCAGATGGAGGAACAGTTGAGCTTACTGTTAGAAATGGAAGTTCAGTGAAGCTACAAATACCAAATGCACATATCACTTCTTACAAGCCTAAAGTTTATTGGAAAGATGATGGCTTTGAGGAAGTTCTTTACACTCTTCCTAATTCCAGAGGTGGCATTGCTTTGGTAATCAATGAAATCTTGGAGCCTAATCCTAAACTGCCCGTCCCGAAGACAACAACACCTTCTGATCAATGGACTCTCACAGATGTTGATTCTGACTCTATTGATGCTCTACAG GTTGAATTGAGCTGCAGCCGAGGGAGTCTAGATATTAACTATGTGGTGTCACTCTATCCATTGAGTATGGCAACAGCAGTTATAGTGAAGAACAATGGCCAAAAGCCTGTCAAGTTAACGACAGCTATACTAAGCCATTTGATGTCTAAGACAAGAAAGGGAACAGGAATACAAGGACTCCGGAGCTGTACTTATTGCACACATCCTCCGTTGTCTTCTTCCTTTGAAATTTTATCTCCAGGGGAAGCTATGAAAACTGAGGAACCCGGTATGTTCTCTTTTGGTTGGGAACCAGAGAAGAAGCCCGGCATATGGTCTACTCAAGATGTGCCCATTACTGTCCTCAAGCACAAACTCAGTAGACTTTACAGTGTCCCACCACAAGAAAAAGCAAAGGATTTTTATAATTCAATACCTTCAAAATACGAAACAATCGATCAG GGTCGTGAGCTCTTCTTCAGGGTAATACGTATGGGCTTTGAAGATATTTACGTATCGAGTCCAGGTTCATTTTCAGAAAAGTATGGGAAGGATTACTTTATCTGCACAGGCCCTGCTTCAATGTTGGTTCCTCTTGTTGTGAATCCTGGTGAAGAGTGGAGAGGAGCACAAGTTATTGAGCATGATAATTTATGA